In Spinacia oleracea cultivar Varoflay chromosome 5, BTI_SOV_V1, whole genome shotgun sequence, a single window of DNA contains:
- the LOC130461436 gene encoding transcription factor asR4-like, with product MISSRVRNDNATGFGHGLILDRIQGPPELQLYREEMELLKQQKALSEQPPSLLLQHPQQQQQQHDEQPPQQPLQQPQQQHQHQEPNWSTNDVPREHQGAPVTQLGDDKDLPEQQADPSEKAKVPSTIEEFHAEFTKTTTELSSVMNKFNDLLSLSRKFFDTTIDVKKSLPFNMAKMWSTCSVTEIPVTFEKGNSIEERQGKEFFSSDYFTILFEEAVRKATEGNERKEIEESEDVPFDLPPFLTPPIMPSQPNVFADLTLKLGMVSDSNPPPQAHDFEEEMRLEAILANKTLTERDLETISGDKKDEAEKQQPPTEKTEYAFF from the exons ATGATAAGCAGCAGGGTACGCAATGACAATGCTACAGGCTTCGGACATGGCTTGATTCTGGACAGAATTCAAGGTCCACCTGAGCTACAACTGTACAGGGAGGAGATGGAGCTGCTCAAACAGCAAAAAGCACTCAGTGAACAACCACCATCACTTCTTCTTCAACacccacaacaacaacagcagcaacatGATGAACAACCACCGCAGCAACCACTGCAGCAACCACAACAGCAACATCAACACCAAGAGCCTAACTGGTCCACAAATGATGTGCCCAGAGAACATCAAGGTGCACCAGTGACTCAACTCGGGGATGACAAAGATTTGCCAGAGCAACAGGCAGACCCCAGTGAGAAAGCAAAAGTCCCTTCTACAATTGag GAATTCCATGCTGAATTCACTAAAACCACTACTGAACTCAGTAGTGTCATGAACAAGTTCAACGACTTATTGTCGTTGTCCAGAAAGTTCTTTGACACTACTATTGATGTCAAAAAAAGTCTGCCATTCAATATGGCAAAAATGTGGTCAACATGCTCTGTAACTGAAATTCCAGTTACTTTTGAGAAGGGCAACTCTATAGAAGAGCG TCAAGGTAAAGAATTTTTCAGCTCAGACTACTTCACAATACTATTTGAGGAAGCAGTACGAAAGGCAACAGAAGGaaatgaaagaaaggaaatcgaggaATCTGAGGATGTTCCATTTGATTTGCCACCATTTTTAACACCTCCGATCATGCCTTCCCAGCCTAATGTATTTGCTGATTTGACATTGAAGCTTGGAATGGTTTCCGATTCAAATCCTCCTCCTCAGGCACACGACTTTGAAGAGGAAATGAGATTAGAAGCAATCTTGGCAAACAAAACTTTGACTGAACGTGATTTGGAGACAATTTCAGGGGACAAGAAAGATGAAGCTGAAAAACAACAGCCACCTACAGAAAAAACTGAGTATGCGTTCTTTTAA
- the LOC130461434 gene encoding uncharacterized protein translates to MEGLIQGAEDGKPMSPTVRTEDSEFQTMEGLIKGAEDGNPMSPTVRTEESEFKTPTAAESQTEMETPSIFLNTPSAVYSQPENAPTSMNIEYDYCILFYKLFFVYYYKLFFIIIYKMFFSFHFVVLFISGVVH, encoded by the exons ATGGAAGGTTTAATCCAAGGAGCTGAAGATGGAAAACCAATGTCTCCAACCGTTAGAACTGAAGACTCCGAGTTTCAGACTATGGAAGGTTTAATCAAAGGAGCTGAAGATGGAAACCCCATGTCTCCAACTGTTAGAACTGAAGAATCCGAGTTTAAGACTCCGACTGCCGCTGAGTCGCAGACTGAAATGGAAACTCCATCAATATTCCTGAA CACTCCAAGTGCGGTGTACTCGCAACCAGAAAATGCACCTACATCTATGAACATAGAGTATGACTACtgcattttattttataagttatttttcgtttattattacaagttatttttcattatcatttataaaatgttcttttcttttcactttgttgttctttttatt TCAGGTGTTGTACACTGA
- the LOC130461435 gene encoding transcription factor asR4-like, translating to MISSRVRNDNATGFGHGLILDRIQGPPELQLYREEMELLKQQKALSEQPPSLLLQHPQQQQQQHDEQPPQQPLQQPQQQHQHQEPNWSTNDVPREHQGAPVTQLGDDKDLPEQQADPSEKAKVPSTIEEFHAEFTKTTTELSSVMNKFNDLLSLSRKFFDTTIDVKKSLPFNMAKMWSTCSVTEIPVTFEKGNSIEERQGKEFFSSDYFTILFEEAVRKATEGNERKEIEESEDVPFDLPPFLTPPIMPSQPNVFADLTLKLGMVSDSNPPPQAHDFEEEMRLEAILANKTLTERDLETISGDNKDEAEKQQPPTEKTEYAFF from the exons ATGATAAGCAGCAGGGTACGCAATGACAATGCTACAGGCTTCGGACATGGCTTGATTCTGGACAGAATTCAAGGTCCACCTGAGCTACAACTGTACAGGGAGGAGATGGAGCTGCTCAAACAGCAAAAAGCACTCAGTGAACAACCACCATCACTTCTTCTTCAACacccacaacaacaacagcagcaacatGATGAACAACCACCGCAGCAACCACTGCAGCAACCACAACAGCAACATCAACACCAAGAGCCTAACTGGTCCACAAATGATGTGCCCAGAGAACATCAAGGTGCACCAGTGACTCAACTCGGGGATGACAAAGATTTGCCAGAGCAACAGGCAGACCCCAGTGAGAAAGCAAAAGTCCCTTCTACAATTGag GAATTCCATGCTGAATTCACTAAAACCACTACTGAACTCAGTAGTGTCATGAACAAGTTCAACGACTTATTGTCGTTGTCCAGAAAGTTCTTTGACACTACTATTGATGTCAAAAAAAGTCTGCCATTCAATATGGCAAAAATGTGGTCAACATGCTCTGTAACTGAAATTCCAGTTACTTTTGAGAAGGGCAACTCTATAGAAGAGCG TCAAGGTAAAGAATTTTTCAGCTCAGACTACTTCACAATACTATTTGAGGAAGCAGTACGAAAGGCAACAGAAGGaaatgaaagaaaggaaatcgaggaATCTGAGGATGTTCCATTTGATTTGCCACCATTTTTAACACCTCCGATCATGCCTTCCCAGCCTAATGTATTTGCTGATTTGACATTGAAGCTTGGAATGGTTTCCGATTCAAATCCTCCTCCTCAGGCACACGACTTTGAAGAGGAAATGAGATTAGAAGCAATCTTGGCAAACAAAACTTTGACTGAACGTGATTTGGAGACAATTTCAGGGGACAACAAAGATGAAGCTGAAAAACAACAGCCACCTACAGAAAAAACTGAGTATGCGTTCTTTTAA
- the LOC130461433 gene encoding protein FAR1-RELATED SEQUENCE 5-like: MFVYVLCLFLYHTYDVLCVLFYRHADFEEPVSLEGSVVKDDDEAYELYNSHAFRNGFGTRKGKKEYRSGTRIVRQRFFVCAYEGFKNPDGVVPKSFKKIDRRTGCKASVQFDVDKKTGVYVLSKHSRLHNHSMVPANKRHLIRSHRHISKEQLAFLTIFTCSGTKLADVLRAMRKEVGGEANLGFTVPDAYDAVLAEKKKKLDGCDSNQLIRWFAMRQAKEHDFYYDFQLNEENQLINFFWRDGRMRSDYEAFGDLLIHDTTYRTNKYDMICGPFVGMNLHTQNIMFGVGFILNEKAGTFDWLFNSFLTSMGGKQPVTIMTDQSSAMDKAIREVFPKSRHRLCTWHIGENAVVNIKGVMAKEGFKRWFDYVLKYTDTVAEFEHYWNSLLADYNCAKHSWIIRLNSLKEKWCPAYNKDWFSGGVLSSQRSETTNHSISRRLHKTNGLCDFYKCFLDVIDEWRSKENKGDYNSSTGNRYYACADNMLCLHARDVYTIAIYLIFEQRFIKAIGLRCQRISYEFPVSKYIVGHPTKDFIRHVVMFNEQEMVVDCTCKSYGEIGVLCSHILRVFIVHNVEEIPKQYIMKRWTKKAMNTIVEEGEDRDNEVSVVSASVWRMQSIRNCIKVINEAQHCPAARKLIDLGVLDISCKVKEYIGGVEGDGNVSNKYVREETLLDVVEPSTDTVLPDVVEPIAEKVIPTMIQNPPKRKRKIKNGTEKANERNVRPKGIVEKKRNKLKGWNKRRERHVDNLREETQSTDQCIINLPVGGVLVHPTSSNSQLEAYVPDDYFGVHIQPL; encoded by the exons ATGTTCGTTTACGTCTTGTGTTTGTTCCTTTATCATACTTATGATGTTCTTTGTGTTCTTTTTTATCGTCATGCAGATTTTGAAGAACCAGTTTCATTAGAGGGAAGTGTAGTTAAGGATGATGATGAGGCGTATGAGTTATACAACAGTCATGCATTTAGGAATGGTTTTGGTACTAGGAAGGGTAAAAAGGAGTATAGAAGTGGTACTAGAATAGTTCGACAACGGTTTTTTGTTTGTGCATACGAGGGGTTTAAAAATCCAGATGGTGTTGTGCctaaatcctttaaaaaaattgataggagAACTGGATGCAAGGCTTCAGTTCAGTTTGATGTTGATAAGAAAACTGGAGTGTATGTTCTTTCTAAACATTCCCGTCTGCATAACCATTCAATGGTTCCTGCTAATAAGAGACACCTTATTAGGTCACATAGGCACATTTCAAAAGAACAATTGGCTTTTCTTACTATTTTTACTTGTAGTGGCACGAAGCTTGCTGATGTTCTTAGAGCTATGAGGAAAGAAGTTGGTGGTGAGGCGAATTTAGGCTTCACTGTTCCTGACGCGTATGATGCTGTTTTGgcagagaagaagaaaaagttGGATGGTTGTGATTCAAATCAGTTGATCAGATGGTTCGCTATGAGGCAAGCTAAAGAACATgatttttattatgattttcaaTTGAATGAAGAGAATCAGttgatcaattttttttggagaGATGGAAGAATGCGGTCTGATTATGAAGCTTTTGGTGATTTATTGATTCATGATACAACTTATCGTACTAATAAATACGATATGATTTGTGGGCCTTTTGTTGGAATGAATCTTCACACTCAAAATATCATGTTTGGAGTGGGTTTTATATTGAATGAGAAGGCAGGTACTTTTGACtggctttttaattcttttttgaCTTCAATGGGAGGGAAGCAACCTGTGACTATCATGACTGATCAATCTTCTGCCATGGACAAGGCTATAAG GGAAGTGTTTCCAAAATCGAGGCATCGGTTGTGTACATGGCACATTGGGGAAAATGCTGTTGTAAACATCAAAGGTGTTATGGCCAAAGAAGGTTTCAAACGTTGGtttgattatgttttgaaatATACTGACACAGTTGCTGAGTTCGAGCATTATTGGAATAG TCTTTTGGCTGATTACAATTGCGCTAAACATTCATGGATAATAAGATTAAATAGTTTGAAGGAGAAATGGTGTCCTGCATATAACAAAGATTGGTTTTCTGGGGGTGTTTTGTCTTCTCAAAGGAGTGAGACTACAAATCATTCTATTTCTAGGAGGTTGCATAAAACGAATGGTTTATGTGATTTTTATAAGTGTTTTTTAGATGTAATTGATGAATGGAGAAGTAAGGAGAACAAGGGAGATTATAATTCTTCTACTGGAAATAGATATTACGCATGTGCGGATAACATGTTATGTTTGCATGCGCGGGATGTGTATACCATTgcaatatatttgatatttgagCAACGATTCATCAAAGCAATTGGTTTGAGGTGTCAACGCATTTCCTATGAGTTTCCAGTTTCTAAGTACATTGTTGGGCATCCTACAAAGGATTTTATTAGACATGTTGTGATGTTTAATGAGCAAGAGATGGTTGTTGATTGTACTTGCAAGTCATATGGAGAGATAGGAGTTCTTTGTTCTCATATTCTTCGAGTTTTCATTGTCCATAATGTTGAAGAGATTCCCAAACAATACATTATGAAGAGATGGACCAAAAAGGCTATGAACACGATTGTTGAAGAAGGAGAAGATAGAGATAATGAAGTAAGTGTTGTTTCTGCTTCAGTTTGGAGGATGCAAAGCATAAGAAATTGCATTAAAGTTATAAATGAAGCTCAACATTGTCCGGCTGCAAGGAAGCTTATTGATTTGGGTGTGTTGGATATTTCATGCAAAGTAAAGGAGTATATTGGTGGTGTTGAAGGGGATGGTAATGTATCAAACAAGTATGTGCGAGAAGAAACTCTACTTGATGTCGTTGAGCCTTCAACAGACACAGTTTTGCCGGATGTTGTGGAACCGATTGCTGAAAAAGTCATTCCAACAATGATTCAAAATCCACCAAAGCGAAAGAGGAAGATTAAGAACGGGACTGAAAAGGCTAATGAGAGGAATGTGAGACCTAAAGGAATTGTTGAGAAGAAACGCAATAAACTGAAAGGTTGGAACAAGAGAAGAGAAAGACATGTTGATAATTTGAGGGAGGAAACTCAGTCTACTGATCAG TGTATCATAAATTTACCTGTTGGTGGGGTTTTGGTTCATCCAACATCTTCAAATTCACAATTGGAAGCATATGTTCCAGATGATTATTTTGGAGTACACATACAACCTTTGTAG